The DNA region GTCACGCTGGGCTACGGGGAAAAATCCGGCGGCCTGAACGTGTCGGCTGGTGCAGCAAGACAGCTAGGCATCGATTCGCTGTATGTCGATCCAGAAAAAACCCGTTCGGCAGAGCTAGGCGTCAAAACTCACTGGCTACAGCGCAAAGTGGAATGGAATACCGCGCTGTTCTGGAGCGTCGTCGAAGATTTCCAGAACAACGCCTATGACGAAGAAACGGATACCAGCTATCTGATTAACGCAGGGAAATTCCGCTCGCGCGGCGGCGAAACGCAATTAACGCTGCGCCCCGTTGACGGCCTGAGCATCAGTCTGGCCGGTACGGTTCTGGATGCCCGCTACCTGAATTTCCCGAACGCCCGCTGCCCGGCAGAAATCTCCGCCGTCTCGTGCGATATGTCTGGAAAGCGCGTCTTTAAATCCCCCACGCTGAGCTACAACACGCGCGTACGTTATCAGTGGGATACGCCAAATAACCTGCAAGCCTCGGTTTCCGGTCAATGGTCATGGCGGAGCTGGGCCTATGGCACGCTCGACGATTCCGAATCCAACCGTATTCCATCGTACGGCGTCCTGAACCTGTCTAGCGGGCTGAGCGGCAAGCAAGGCGACAACCGTTGGAACGTGTCGCTGTGGGTGAAAAACGCGCTGGATAAAAACTACTACCGCTCGGTCAGAGGCTCCAGCGCCACAACGGGCGTGATTGGTGAACCGCGCATGGTCGGCATATCAGTTGGCTACGATTTCAAGGGCTAATGTCATGGACAAGATGACTTACTCACGCCGACGTTTCCTGCGCGACAGCACGCTGCTGGCGCTGTCGGCACCGTTCTGGAGCTCTGCGCACGCCGCCACGCCGCTGGCCCCAGCCTCTGCCTATGCTGGCGAATCGGCACCGCAGGTCGGCCTGCACTGGCTAGACGGGCAGCGGCCTCTCGCCTTCACCGGCGTAACCTGGGGCGTTCCCTGGCCTCAGGGGGCGGTACGCAACGACAGTGGTTTCCAACTGCATGATGCGCAACAGCGAGCTTATGACCTGCAAAGCTGGCCGCTGGCTCGCTGGCCGGACGGCTCGATTAAATGGTCGGCGCATGCGTTAGGTGGCGAGATCCCGCCGGAAGACGGGCTAACGCTGCGGCCAACAGCCAAAGCAGAGGAGCCATCATCGGGTTCCGGGATGGTCAGCGAGCATGACCACGGCTGGACGGTGGATACCGGCCGCATTCGCTGCGTGATTCCACGATCAGGCTCTCGCCTGATCGAAGAAATCTGGCGGGATAATCGGCTGGCGTTAACCAACGGCAGGCTGGTGTTGCGCATGCAGCGCGGTGCGGAGGTGGATAGCACGCTGACGCAGGATGCCTATCAGGGCGTGATCGACACCGTCACGGTGGAACAAAGCGGGCCACAGCGGGCGGTGATTGCGATACGCGGTACGCACCACGCGCAACAACAGGGGGTGGCACACATCCCCTTTATTATCCGGCTGTATAGCTATGCGAACACCGACTCGCTGCGCGTCATACATACCCTGATCTATGACAATGACGACGACCTTATCAGCCTGAAAGGACTTGGGCTAGCGTTTGACGTTCCGCTACAGGGGGAACTGCACGATCGCCACGTACGCTTCGTTTCGGATCAGGGTGGACTCTTTCGTGAAGCGGTACGTGGTCTGAGTGGGCTACGTCGCGATCCCGGCACGGCGGTGATCGCGGCACAACTGGCCGGGCAAGCTACACCACCGATCGCGGATTTTTCGCCGGAGGTCGGGAAACGGCTGGATTACATTCCCGCGTTTGGCAGCTACCGCCTGACGCAGCACCATCCCGACGGCTTCCAGATACACAAACGCACCGCTACCGGACAGGGCTGGCTGCTTTCTGCAACGGGCGACCGGGCGGCAGGCGTTGGCTATCTGGGCACGCCAACTGGCGGCGTGGCATTCGGCCTGCGAAATTTCTGGCAGAGCTATCCGGCTAGTCTGGAAATCGACAATGCTCACACCGACGTAGCGACCGTCACGCTCTGGCTATGGTCGCCGTGGGCAGAACCGATGGATATGCGCTTTTATCATGACGGCTTAGGCCAGGATACCCATGAAAAACAGCGTGAAGGGCTGGCGATCACCTATGAAGATTACGAGCCGGGCTTCGGTTCGGCGGTCGGCGTGGCACGCACCAGCGAACTGTTTATCGATGTACTGCCCGCGACGCCTGATGCGGAAAATCTGGTGAATCGAGCGCGGCGCATGCAGCAACCGCCACTGCTGGTCGCGGACGCACAGGATCTACACCGCGCACAGGCGTTTGGTCCGCTGTGGGCACCCGCCTCTTCCTCTGCCACCACGCCCGGCCGCATCAGGCTGGAGAAACAGCTAGATGCGTATTTCGATATCTACCAGCAGGAAGTCGAACAGCGTAAATGGTACGGCTTCTGGGATTTCGGCGATGTCATGCATACCTATGACAGCGACCGTCACGTCTGGCGCTACGATGTGGGCGGCTATGCGTGGGACAACTCGGAACTCAGCACCGATCTGTGGCTCTGGTATTACTTCCTGCACAGCGGACGCGCCGAGGCATTTCGTATGGCAGAAGCCATGACGCGCCACACGGGCGAAGTTGACGTACACCACTTAGGGCAATTTAGTCCGCTGGGGTCGCGGCACAATGTCCGCCACTGGGGCGACAGCGCCAAGCAATTGCGCATTTCTACCGTCGCCAACCGCCGCTTTCTCTACTATCTCACCGCTGATGAACGTATCGGTGACCTGATGGACGAACAGATCGAGGCACTGCGTACGCTCGGCACCGTGCTGCCCGGCCGCAAGATTGGGCAGACATCGCCCGCCGATCCGCATCATGTCAGCTTGAGTTTCGGGACAGACTGGGGCGCGGTAGCCGCAGCCTGGCTAACCGCCTGGGAGCGGCACGGCGATCCAGCAATACGTGAACGCCTGCTGACCAGTATGCAAACCATTGCCGCCCAGCCGCACGGCTTTTTCACCGGCGGATCGGCTATCGACCCCGATACGGGCCGTATCGAACTGGCACCTCCGGATCAGGTGGAAATTTCACATTTGAGTGCGGTTTTTGGCCTGACAGAAATCTGTAGTGAGCTGATTGAAGCGCTGCCCGACCCTGCCTTTACTCGTGCATGGCTTGACTACTGTCGGCTGTATAACGACCCCGCCGCGTTAAGCGCAGTCGTGGGTAAGACGGTGAAAAAGCTCAATCTGGCTCAGGGACATGCCCGACTGACCGCCTTTGCCGCACGACGCTTAAACGATCGCACGCTAGCGCAGCGCGCCTGGGCAGAATTTACCGCGGGCAGCGGTGGTATCGCCCATCCGACGCTCGAACAGCGGCGCTTAACGCCCCCCACCGTGCTTTACCCTATCAATGAGGCGCTGATTGATTCCACCATCGATAAACATTCCGGCAGCACCACAGCCGCCAATCTGGCGACCAACGCCGTCGCCCAATGGGGATTAACAGCCATCGCCCTGCTGGCCTTGCTGGACGACATTCCCTCTTCTTAATGCCGCCACCCGGCGGCACGCTACAGGACATCACCATGACTGACCCAAGCTGTACTGAAAACACGCTCCTCCTGTCACCGCAGGCAGGCAGCACGCATGAGATTATCGATTCGCCACACCGTTCAACGTTTATCTGGTCCACGGATTCAACGGGTCAGCCGCTACGCTGGCAGGTGGAGCAGGAGGACCCTGACCGCACGGCGATCCAGACCACGCCTGAGCGCCTGACGTTGGAAAGCGCCGCCGGGCTAACGCTCTGGCTGGATGCGCCGCTCTCAGGCACTTATCGCATCGCCTTCACGCGTGAGATTCTGGTCGCCGATCGTCCCTACGACCGCGTGTCCGACCTCAACCAGTTCTGGGCCGCGCGTGACCTGCATCATTCGAACCTTTTTACCCGGTACGGCAAGCTCAACGAATATGACAGCCTGAATCTGTACTATGTCGGTATGGGCGGCAACTGGAACAGCACTACGCGCTTTCGTTATTACGACGGTCACGGCGAGCGTCTGCTGCTCGGTGAGTACACCGATGCCGCACATCTGCTGCGACCGAATCATCGCTATCGCATCGTGATTGAAGTGGATCGGCGGGAAACCCGTTTTTGGGTCGACGATGTGCTCTATTTTCATGCCAGCTATCCGAGCACGCCCGCTCCGGGGTATTTCGGCTTTCGGACGGTATTTTCGCGTCAGGAAATCAGCGAATTCAGCATCACTCCGCTGTAAGCGCCACTGGTGTACCGTGCAGGTCGCTGTCGACCTGCACAAAAGTTTCAATCAGCTTGCGTGCCAGCAGCGATAGGCGGGCGTCTGCCAGATAAATAATGCCGTAATGGGTATAAAATTCGTCGGTATTATCGTCCAGACCAGCAATCTTCAACATGTGAATACCGTGCCGATCGGGCTCGTTGAAATGATTGGTCGTCCCGATGGCATCCGAATGGCGTACCACGTCCAGCAGACTGTAGCCATTTTCACACTCAATGCTGGTGCGAATATCCAGTTTGCCGCTCAGCTGTACCAGCGCACGGTGGAGGTTGGGAGGGCGTATCGTTGCCGCCAGCGGGTAGGAAAAAAATTGCTCGACGGTTATTTCTTCCTGCGCCGCCAATGGATGCCCGCTACGGCAGCAAAATCCCCAGCGGTGCTGGCTCAGCGGCTGAACCCGATAGCGGGTATCGAATTCAAAGTTGCGCATATCCGCCACAATGAAATCCAGCTCTTCGGCCATCAACCGATGGCCTAGCGCCTGCCAATTATCGACGCGAAAAACCATCCGCACCTTTGGGTAATGTCGGGAGAACGTCCCGATCACCTGCGGCATAAGCCAGGCGGCGGGGGCCGGGCCACAGCCAAAATTCACTTCGCCCGCCTCTTTCTCATTAAACTGCTGGATATCGTTAAACAGATCGTGCGTCTGATTAATCAGGCGACGCGCGTGTTCCAGCACCACCAACCCTTTCGGCGTCGGCTCCAGTTGGTTCATGCGATCAATCAGGCGGGTGCCGATGGTCTGCTCCAGCGACTGAATGCTGCGGCTGAAGGCAGATTGGGAAAGCTTCATCGCCTGTGCCGCCGACGTAAAATTGCGATGCTCAATCAGGGCAATAAAGTGGCGCAGTTGGCGAAGATCGATATTCATAGCGGCAGTCGGCGTGTCATCAGGACGGAAAGAATTTGCAGGCTAGCAGGTCTGATCGTACAGAAAAAATAATAAAACCGCTTTTTATATTCTTACCGGTTATATATGCAGCGCGGTCTCTTATACGCCAATCCAGAGGCATCGCGAGTTTTGCCGTTATCCGGCGTAAAAAATTATGCTGAGGAGATAGCGGGCTTAGGATGAGCCGCAGGGACGCGGCTCAAGCTTGCGCCACGTCGGACAAAAACGTCAGAGACGTTTTTGAACAGCACTCGTGCTGGCCCGAAGGGCGAGCCTCATTTATGGGGCGAGTAAACGTGTCGCAAGCGGTCCGTTAAGCCAGATACCGACGAAGGCACCGCGTAGCGGCATAATTCGCGCCAAAAGCCAAGGGGTCACGGGGCGAGCGGCGCTTAAGCCGCCCCGTGTCGGGCGCGTGCTACGAGGTAGCATGAAAATAACGACATTACCGCGCACGAAACCGCCTCGGCGTCCGCATAAAATGGACGAAGAGACGGAGGATCAGATTTCTTAGAATAATTTTTTCGCTGTATCCAGCCAGTCGCCTTTGAAAGGACGCTTCATGT from Pectobacterium actinidiae includes:
- a CDS encoding LysR family transcriptional regulator — protein: MNIDLRQLRHFIALIEHRNFTSAAQAMKLSQSAFSRSIQSLEQTIGTRLIDRMNQLEPTPKGLVVLEHARRLINQTHDLFNDIQQFNEKEAGEVNFGCGPAPAAWLMPQVIGTFSRHYPKVRMVFRVDNWQALGHRLMAEELDFIVADMRNFEFDTRYRVQPLSQHRWGFCCRSGHPLAAQEEITVEQFFSYPLAATIRPPNLHRALVQLSGKLDIRTSIECENGYSLLDVVRHSDAIGTTNHFNEPDRHGIHMLKIAGLDDNTDEFYTHYGIIYLADARLSLLARKLIETFVQVDSDLHGTPVALTAE
- a CDS encoding DUF6250 domain-containing protein → MPPPGGTLQDITMTDPSCTENTLLLSPQAGSTHEIIDSPHRSTFIWSTDSTGQPLRWQVEQEDPDRTAIQTTPERLTLESAAGLTLWLDAPLSGTYRIAFTREILVADRPYDRVSDLNQFWAARDLHHSNLFTRYGKLNEYDSLNLYYVGMGGNWNSTTRFRYYDGHGERLLLGEYTDAAHLLRPNHRYRIVIEVDRRETRFWVDDVLYFHASYPSTPAPGYFGFRTVFSRQEISEFSITPL